The genomic window ATCGCGGGGCCCGGGGCCGTCTCCTGTCCAGGCCGCCGGGGTGGGGCCGATCGCTCCGGCAGAACGGCGGTCAGCCGTCCGAGGGATCCTCGTCCGGCCCGGACGGCGGGTCGCCGGGTGTGCCCCCGTCGGTGTCCTTGGGCCGCCCCTTGTCGGGACGCTGCGGCTTGGGCGGCCGGGTACGCCCGCCGGAGGTGTCCCGCAGGTACGGTGCGTCGCCGCTCTCCGTCGCGTGCCCGCCGGGCGCCTGACCCGGACCGCCGACGTCCCTGCGCCGGAGATACCGCTCGAACTCCCGGGCGATGGCCTCGCCGGACGCCTCCGGCAGTTCGGCGGTGTCGCGCGCCTCCTCGAGGGTCTGCACGTACTCCGCCACCTCGCTGTCCTCGGAGGCCAGCTGATCGACCCCGAGCTGCCAGGCGCGGGCGTCCTCGGGCAGTTCGCCCAGCGGGATCCGCAGTCCGAGCAGGTCCTCCAGCCGGTTCAGGAGCGCCAGCGTCGCCTTGGGGTTCGGCGGCTGCGACACGTAGTGGGGCACCGCCGCCCACAGGCTCACGGCGGGCACCCCCGCGTGCGTACATGCTTCCTGGAGGATGCCCACGATGCCGGTCGGGCCCTCGTACCGGGTCTCCTCCAGGTCCATCGTCCTGGCCAGGTCCGGGTCCGAGGTGACACCGCTGACGGGCACCGGCCGCGTGTGCGGGGTGTCGCCGAGCAGTGCCCCCAGGATCACGACCATCTCGACACCCAGCTCATGCGCGAAACCCAGGATCTCGTTGCAGAACGAGCGCCAGCGCATGGAGGGTTCGATCCCTCGGACCAGCACCAGATCGCGGGGTTTCTCCCCGCCGATCCGGACCACGGAGAGCCGCGTGGTGGGCCAGGTGATCTTGCGCGAGCCACCGTCCAGCCACACCGTGGGGCGATTGACCTGGAAGTCGTAGTAGTCCTCGGCGTCGAGCGCCGCGAAAACCTCGCCCTTCC from Streptomyces sp. NBC_01341 includes these protein-coding regions:
- a CDS encoding PAC2 family protein — protein: MIELEGVPELIDPVMVAAFEGWNDAGDAASTAVGHLDREWKGEVFAALDAEDYYDFQVNRPTVWLDGGSRKITWPTTRLSVVRIGGEKPRDLVLVRGIEPSMRWRSFCNEILGFAHELGVEMVVILGALLGDTPHTRPVPVSGVTSDPDLARTMDLEETRYEGPTGIVGILQEACTHAGVPAVSLWAAVPHYVSQPPNPKATLALLNRLEDLLGLRIPLGELPEDARAWQLGVDQLASEDSEVAEYVQTLEEARDTAELPEASGEAIAREFERYLRRRDVGGPGQAPGGHATESGDAPYLRDTSGGRTRPPKPQRPDKGRPKDTDGGTPGDPPSGPDEDPSDG